In a genomic window of Epinephelus fuscoguttatus linkage group LG23, E.fuscoguttatus.final_Chr_v1:
- the LOC125884487 gene encoding uncharacterized protein LOC125884487 isoform X2 codes for MESFTLLTVLLLCSLSWISVSGSESHTVEVQPGEEVTLTCTNISSTSTLTEWFRLINRTKPSCISSMYGADAKALFCDGFQSGFEMSSNISTVFLKIKRVDLSDSGLYFCGFYKDTHTVIGDATHLKVQGNGESDGDKDSETEKEPDGMTNLMSVILGGVTVLLTVVVIALAVKIRKLQTAVNEELQPERNKDLGSDELNYAALRFQAKPKRSRRPPSEREVEPHVVYAATR; via the exons ATGGAAAGTTTCACCTTATTAACAGTTTTGCTTCTCTGCAGCCTCA gCTGGATCTCTGTCTCAGGTTCTGAGTCTCACACTGTGGAGGTCCAGCCTGGTGAAGAAGTCACACTGACGTGCACCAACATTTCCAGCACTTCGACTCTGACTGAATGGTTCAGACTGATCAACAGAACCAAGCCCAGCTGCATCTCCTCCATGTACGGGGCTGATGCCAAAGCTTTGTTCTGTGATGGATTTCAAAGTGGATTTGAAATGAGCTCCAACATCTCCACTGTCTTTCTGAAAATCAAGCGGGTGGATTTATCTGACTCTGGACTGTATTTCTGTGGAttctacaaagacacacatacagtcattGGCgatgcaacacatttaaaagttcAAG gtaatgGTGAATCAGACGGTGACAAGGATTCTGAGACTGAAA AGGAGCCTGATGGAATGACAAACCTAATGAGTGTGATCCTGGGTGGTGTGACTGTTCTCCTCACTGTAGTCGTCATTGCTCTGGCTGTTAAAATCAGAAAACTTCAGACAG CTGTGAATGAAGAGCTGCAGCCAGAGAGAAACAAG GATCTGGGCTCAGATGAACTGAACTACGCAGCTCTACGTTTCCAGGCAAAGCCAAAAAGAAGCCGCAGACCTCCATCTGAGAGAGAGGTGGAGCCACATGTTGTGTATGCTGCCACCAGATAG
- the LOC125884487 gene encoding uncharacterized protein LOC125884487 isoform X4, whose amino-acid sequence MESFTLLTVLLLCSLSVISVSGSESHTVEVQPGEEVTLTCTNISSTSTQTDWFRLINRTKPSCISSMYWADGEASFCDGFQSGFEMSSNISTVFLKIKQVDLSDSGLYFCGFYKDTHTVIGDSIHLKVQEEPDGMTNLMSVILGGVTVLLTVVVIALAVKIRKLQTAVNEEPQPERNKDLDSDELNYAALRFQAKPKRSRRPPSEREVEPHVVYAATR is encoded by the exons ATGGAAAGTTTCACCTTATTAACAGTTTTGCTTCTCTGCAGCCTCA GTGTGATCTCTGTCTCAGGTTCTGAGTCTCACACTGTGGAGGTCCAGCCTGGTGAAGAAGTCACACTAACGTGCACCAACATTTCCAGCACTTCGACTCAGACTGACTGGTTCAGACTGATCAACAGAACCAAGCCCAGCTGCATCTCCTCCATGTACTGGGCTGATGGTGAAGCTTCGTTCTGTGATGGATTTCAAAGTGGATTTGAAATGAGCTCCAACATCTCCACTGTCTTTCTGAAAATCAAGCAAGTGGATTTATCTGACTCTGGACTGTATTTCTGTGGAttctacaaagacacacatacagtcattGGCGATTCAATACATTTAAAAGTTCAAG AGGAGCCTGATGGAATGACAAACCTAATGAGTGTGATCCTGGGTGGTGTGACTGTTCTCCTCACTGTAGTCGTCATTGCTCTGGCTGTTAAAATCAGAAAACTTCAGACAG CTGTGAATGAAGAGCCGCAGCCAGAGAGAAACAAG GATCTGGACTCAGATGAACTGAACTACGCAGCTCTACGTTTCCAGGCAAAGCCAAAAAGAAGCCGCAGACCTCCATCTGAGAGAGAGGTGGAGCCACATGTTGTGTATGCTGCCACCAGATAG
- the LOC125884352 gene encoding uncharacterized protein LOC125884352, with amino-acid sequence MKRTIRSFTLTTALLLCSLSWISVSGSESHTVEVQLGEEVTLTCINISSTSTQTDWFRLINRTKPSCISSMFEADGEASFCDGFQSGFEMSSNISTVFLKIKRVDLSDSGLYFCGFYKDTHTVISDATHLKVQGKNKVESDGDKDFETESICDVEEHNGMINLMSVILGGVTVLLTVVVIALAVKNRKLQTAENEELHPERNKNPCTDDLNSAALRFLPETIRNRRPESERSGDSCHLHRQQIDSGSNCNCNSHSKAKATGRLAVTSLQ; translated from the exons ATGAAACGCACAATAAGGAGCTTCACTTTGACAACAGCTTTACTTCTCTGCAGCCTCA gCTGGATCTCTGTCTCAGGTTCTGAGTCTCACACTGTGGAGGTCCAACTTGGTGAAGAAGTCACACTGACGTGCATCAACATTTCCAGCACTTCGACTCAGACTGACTGGTTCAGACTGATCAACAGAACCAAGCCCAGCTGCATCTCCTCCATGTTTGAGGCTGATGGTGAAGCTTCGTTCTGTGACGGATTTCAAAGTGGATTTGAAATGAGCTCCAACATCTCCACTGTCTTTCTGAAAATCAAGCGGGTGGATTTATCTGACTCTGGACTGTATTTCTGTGGAttctacaaagacacacatacagtcattAGCgatgcaacacatttaaaagttcAAGGTAAGAATAAGGT TGAATCAGACGGTGACAAGGATTTTGAGACTGAAAGTATTTGTGATGTAGAGGAGCATAATGGAATGATAAACCTAATGAGTGTGATCCTGGGTGGTGTGACTGTTCTCCTCACTGTAGTCGTCATTGCTCTGGctgttaaaaacagaaaacttcAGACAG CTGAAAATGAAGAACTGCATCCGGAAAGAAACAAG AATCCATGCACTGATGACCTGAACTCTGCAGCGCTGAGGTTCCTTCCAGAGACAATAAGGAACAGGAGGCCTGAATCAGAGAGAAGTGGAGACTCGTGTCATTTACACCGCCAGCAGATAGACTCAGGAAgcaactgtaactgcaactctCACT CTAAAGCGAAAGCCACAGGAAGACTGGCTGTCACCTCTCTGCAATAA